GCAAAGAATCAGCCGAATGTGTCTATGTCTGTTTACGTTATTGTTTGCCGCGACGTCATGCGCCATGGCCGACTCTGAAGAGGGCTGGAAGTCTTTTAAAGGCGCGTGGTTTTCTGTTGAATATCCGTCCGGATTCCAGGTCAGGCCATCCTTAAAGAGCAGAACCTCAGTCAAAGGAGTTGATAGCGCTTTTTTCACTTCCCCCGACGGAGCTGTTGAATTTTATGTGTTCTCGCCTCAATGGAATGGTGAACCATCAGACATAGCCCTAAAGCCCGAAACCGAAGAATTGGTGTCTGAAAAGGTTGAGAACAAGCCTGACGAGAGACAAAAAATGGGCGCCAAGTTGTCGGTTCGCTGGTTTACCATTGCAGCCAGGGACAAGAGCTACACGAGGTCTTACGTTGACACGGAGAACAAACAATTAAACACACGGTATGTGATGGGTATCAAGTATCCCGACCAAAAGGTCTACAAAGACTTCAGGGATATTTACCTGAAATTCGTTAATTCGCTTCGGCAATTCGGTGATTGAATCGGCAAAGGAAACATTTACAATGAGCCGAAGTGTTATACACCCTGGCGAACATCTCGCCGAACAGATTGAAGAGCTTGGCATAAGCGCTGCGGAGCTTGCTCGGCAGCTCCATGTGCCGACAAACCGTGTGACTGAAATCCTGAAAGGTCGTCGCTCCATAACCGGCGACACAGCCTTGCGTCTCGGGCATTTCTTTGGAACAAGCCCGGAATTCTGGATGAACCTGCAAAAGATCTATGACCTGCGCCTTGCCGAAAGCAAAGCTGGGGAAACGATCAGGGAATTACCGACACTCGAAAAAATGCAACATTGTCGTCATTCGCAGTCCGAAGTCACGCTCTAAATAACCTTTGCGAGGTATAAAGTGAACTCATTAAAGAAGCTTAAAATGAAGAAGGTTGTCCTGTTTGAGTCCAAAGAGGATTTAAAAAAGGCGTTTTCTTCCCTGGAAGAGAAGACGGCCTCGTGTTTTAAGGACTTTGCTCAGTCTAAAAAAGAAGCTCTGGAGATGGCCCACCGAATTTATCTTGATTGAATTTCAACACTCCTATGGGCTATTGAGACCCAATATATCCCGCTGTCCATCCCATCTCGTGAATACGCCCTGCGCTACGCTTCACGTCATTAACTGCGTGCGAAATATTGTGACGGTGGCGCATAACACGCAGGCCTGCTGAATTACTCGCTTCAAGATGGGGCTTTTCGCCCTATCCCTGAAGCGGACAATAAGCAACTAACGAATCTCTTCCATATTTTTCACAAGACAATCATGACCCTGCTGGCGTCGTACAGCACTCATGAAATCATCTCGATCAAATTTGCCTACGCCCCTTTGTCCCATGCCCTTCATGAGGCTTTTACACCTGATCCCTAATGCCGGAGTCTCATGATTTAGCTGATCTGTGATGAACCGTAAGCCGATGTCAATTACCTCGTGCTTGGGATCGAGAAGTTTGTGCAGAAAATTCCAGAATGCCTGCCTATCCAGGAGCAACCGAAACTTCTCAAACTCCTGATCTAATTCATAAAAGTCATTCGGAGGTTCACCATCGGTTTCCACATAAATTGCGGCAAATTCTACCAGGTCAGCTACGGTCGCCATGTCAGACTTTACTCGCCGCAGGAACTCCACTAATGAGTTCGGAGCGCCGGGGTGCTCACGCACAATTCGACAACAGTCGTAAAGGTCCAGTAGTAGCAAATGTGCGGTGTGTCGCACGTCATCTCTGAGCATGTGGCCGTGAGCAATCCGATTTCTTAAGACAGGAAATTTGAAGGCATAGTAGACATAGTCAATGTGAACAGCGGTATCACGAACAAGAACCTCGAGTTTTTCGATGATCGAGCCCAACCGCAGTTTTTCAAGTGAGATTCCAGACAAAAAACAGCCATCTGTTATGATGCCCTCAATCTGCGTAGCTGTGGCGCTGATGAACAACTCGAACTCTTCTCGCTCATAGGCCTCAAGCGCTGGCAACAGGATCCTTTTTCGATCTGCAAGTAAGTGATGTTCATCGAGCAAGCGTCTAATATCTTCGGTTGGCTTAAAGTGCGCAATAAATTCTTCCACGCGTTGATAAAATTGAATTTTATTCTGAGCTGTTTTATCCTGAGCTTCGTAAAGCCTTTCAAACTCACGAAATATTCGCAGGGGAAGCCGACCAAACGCATGACGAACTGATGAGAAATTAGAGGGGTGAAATCTTTCAGGGTACCATCGAAATGACCATGGCGTTTGCATCGTTAAGCCGGCAATCATTGAGTAAGGCCTATATGAAGCACTAAGGGCTTTCCGCCATAGTTTATTTTTATTTGTCAGGACATCAATAATCTCGTCCTTTGCCTCTTTGTTTAATTGCAGATAGTACCTATAGAATCTAATGTCTGATGGGTCTTCATCCGTCTTCGGTGAGCGGCGCTCCACTTTCTTTATGGCACGATCACAATCGGCTATGTTTGCTTCTATAGCTGAAAGGTCTTCCGATGCCCAACTGTAAATTTCTGCCAACTTGTCTCGAGGCAGATATTCAAACCCAAACAGTTCCTTTCTGACCCAGTTCGGTACTTGATCTGGGTCTGAAGGAATGTCTTCCGAACAGCCGTACAACTTTGCAATCACTTGACGGAGTTGACCTAGGCTTAACTTCCACGCGTTTCCATCGAAAAAATGATCAACGAAAGATCTGGCAATGCCCTCGTCATCTAGTTGAAACAAGCGTCCATGAGTGAGTAGCTCCTGAATCAGTTCCTCAAGTTCGGCTGCAGTGACAGGCTCTTTACGTAATGCAGCGATATCCAACACAACTAATTCCTGTTATCAGACCAAAGACGAACCATATGATGCAACAAACTCTCTGGGATCGAGAATAATTAATCCCAATTTTTGTTTGTAGAGAGGCCGTTTGTTGACATGAAAAATGTCATGCCTATCAAGAGTGACAAAGACATCCCGGTTTTTTTCATAGTGATCTTTAAGTGCATCATAGTCCCCAAGCTTATTCGAAAGTC
The Desulfomonilaceae bacterium genome window above contains:
- a CDS encoding HigA family addiction module antitoxin, whose translation is MSRSVIHPGEHLAEQIEELGISAAELARQLHVPTNRVTEILKGRRSITGDTALRLGHFFGTSPEFWMNLQKIYDLRLAESKAGETIRELPTLEKMQHCRHSQSEVTL